The genomic region TCATCGAAGTTTCCTGGTCCTTTTCTGACTGGCTAAATTCGGCTTCCTTGATTTTCTGGCCGTCTAAGACAACCGCATCAGCCATGGCCTCAGTGGCCTTGGCATAGTCAGCATAATTTTTAACCAGCAGCTTGTGGACACCCAGCCAGCGAACTGGGGGCTTGGCGTCCGCTAAAATCGTGGCATTCTTCTGATAAACGCCGACGGCATCATCAAACTCAGCCTTAATTTCGGCGAACTCGGCCTTGGGTAGGTCCCCTAATTTATCAGCCTGACGGGCTTCGTCTAACTTAACAAAGT from Leuconostocaceae bacterium ESL0723 harbors:
- a CDS encoding chemotaxis protein, with amino-acid sequence MPKFNPKQIQTYLQTLQTVLGDTQEAANQVSPYFVKLDEARQADKLGDLPKAEFAEIKAEFDDAVGVYQKNATILADAKPPVRWLGVHKLLVKNYADYAKATEAMADAVVLDGQKIKEAEFSQSEKDQETSMNKVQANVGKIFGGL